One region of Alosa sapidissima isolate fAloSap1 chromosome 1, fAloSap1.pri, whole genome shotgun sequence genomic DNA includes:
- the mos gene encoding proto-oncogene serine/threonine-protein kinase mos yields the protein MPSPIPVTRLLPKDFRPSVELGACSSPLIKYAGGCTLAVPAHTFRSKVASRLWSSVIHWNELHCLEPLGTGGFGSVYKGMYFGETVAVKKVKRYSKNKLASRQSFWAELNAAHLRHKNLVRVIAATTSIPADPENADNIGTIIMELAGTRNLQHVIYGSAEPLVESRCMTYSTDIARGLEYLHGHNVVHLDVKPANIIVSDADVCKLADFGCSLKLECSGELSPLTNYMGGTYTHRAPELLKGEEVTLKADVYAFGITLWQLIAREMPYQGDRQCILYAVVAYELRPPVNGERFRDSRFGRMCKALLVRCWSANLNQRPTAERLVRELNMMSG from the coding sequence ATGCCATCTCCAATCCCAGTTACACGGTTACTGCCTAAAGACTTTCGGCCATCGGTGGAGCTAGGAGCATGCAGCAGCCCACTGATCAAGTATGCCGGTGGATGCACGTTAGCGGTCCCAGCACACACATTCCGCAGTAAAGTTGCCAGCAGACTATGGTCGTCTGTAATTCACTGGAACGAACTGCACTGTTTAGAGCCACTCGGGACTGGTGGGTTTGGCTCAGTTTACAAAGGTATGTACTTTGGGGAAACCGTCGCCGTGAAAAAGGTGAAGAGATATTCTAAGAACAAACTGGCATCCAGGCAGAGTTTTTGGGCGGAACTGAATGCCGCACACCTGCGCCACAAAAACCTTGTCCGAGTCATTGCAGCCACTACATCCATTCCAGCTGATCCGGAGAACGCTGATAACATTGGCACCATAATAATGGAACTAGCTGGAACCAGGAATCTGCAACATGTTATCTACGGGAGTGCAGAGCCACTAGTAGAGAGCAGGTGCATGACCTATTCAACCGACATAGCTCGAGGTCTTGAATACTTGCATGGGCACAATGTGGTACACCTTGACGTGAAGCCTGCCAACATAATTGTCTCCGATGCCGACGTGTGCAAACTCGCTGACTTCGGTTGCTCACTGAAGCTTGAGTGCTCTGGAGAACTAAGTCCTCTCACAAACTACATGGGTGGTACCTACACTCACCGGGCGCCTGAACTGTTGAAAGGTGAAGAGGTCACCTTGAAGGCTGATGTTTACGCCTTCGGTATCACGCTGTGGCAGCTCATCGCCAGGGAAATGCCCTATCAAGGTGATCGCCAGTGCATCCTTTACGCTGTTGTGGCTTATGAATTACGGCCACCAGTTAATGGGGAAAGATTTAGGGACTCTCGATTTGGACGGATGTGTAAAGCTCTCCTGGTCAGGTGCTGGAGTGCTAATCTAAACCAAAGACCAACTGCTGAACGACTTGTTAGAGAGCTAAATATGATGTCAGGCTGA